A genomic window from Luteolibacter sp. LG18 includes:
- a CDS encoding glycoside hydrolase family 16 protein, with protein sequence MAPAFQKPALVVLPFLFAAVATAQETRLPALPSGAKLVLEEDWSSGRIETNRWYIPRKKWGQGNSGVSPENVRIAKDKVAGKDKSVLVCQANGDLYDGPVKGYEGVGTRVGGIVVTRGFFASGRYEVVMKIGGTAKQDGGPEDPMRPKGAVPAVWTYGYRYVSVPKEGMDAFHAAEPLYNPNMKAYGEGANEYWSELDFPEFGKAGDFDKALYNTFLQNKHQPRTFDVKPMIDGQYHTLTTEWRTKLVPIEGVTDAQVKEKDGFHWVQDRAVPFSQYFGNPLKRLGKDRYAVCAGDCAEHYLDGKKVAENKVFVPSMAAQLNLGVWLPGWGGSAPWKQSTVSFSSVKIWQYGDEGDVRGVITANIDDNYAADGKPVKK encoded by the coding sequence ATGGCCCCTGCATTTCAAAAACCCGCCCTTGTCGTTCTGCCGTTCCTGTTCGCCGCCGTCGCCACGGCCCAGGAAACCCGTCTGCCCGCCCTGCCTTCCGGTGCCAAGCTGGTCCTTGAGGAGGACTGGAGCAGCGGCCGGATCGAAACCAACCGCTGGTACATCCCGCGGAAGAAGTGGGGCCAGGGCAACAGCGGCGTCTCGCCGGAGAACGTCCGCATCGCCAAGGACAAGGTTGCGGGGAAGGACAAGTCCGTCCTCGTGTGCCAGGCGAACGGCGACCTCTACGACGGCCCGGTGAAGGGCTACGAGGGCGTGGGCACGCGCGTGGGCGGGATCGTGGTGACGCGCGGCTTCTTCGCCTCCGGCCGCTACGAGGTGGTGATGAAAATCGGCGGTACCGCGAAACAGGACGGTGGTCCCGAGGATCCGATGCGGCCGAAGGGCGCGGTGCCCGCGGTATGGACCTATGGCTACCGTTACGTCTCGGTGCCGAAGGAAGGGATGGATGCCTTCCATGCCGCCGAACCGCTCTATAACCCGAACATGAAGGCCTACGGCGAGGGCGCGAACGAATACTGGTCCGAGCTGGACTTCCCGGAGTTCGGCAAGGCCGGGGACTTCGACAAGGCGCTTTACAACACCTTCCTCCAGAACAAACACCAGCCGCGCACCTTCGATGTGAAGCCGATGATCGACGGCCAGTATCACACGCTCACCACCGAGTGGCGGACGAAGCTGGTGCCGATCGAAGGCGTGACCGACGCGCAGGTGAAGGAGAAGGACGGGTTCCACTGGGTCCAGGACCGGGCCGTGCCCTTCAGCCAGTATTTCGGCAATCCGCTCAAGCGGCTCGGCAAGGACCGCTACGCGGTGTGCGCCGGGGATTGTGCCGAGCATTATCTCGACGGCAAGAAGGTCGCGGAGAACAAGGTCTTCGTGCCCTCGATGGCCGCCCAGTTGAACCTCGGCGTGTGGCTTCCCGGCTGGGGCGGTTCCGCGCCGTGGAAGCAATCCACCGTTTCCTTCTCCTCGGTGAAGATCTGGCAATACGGCGATGAAGGCGATGTCCGCGGCGTGATCACCGCCAACATCGACGACAACTACGCCGCCGACGGCAAGCCGGTGAAAAAGTAA
- the ybeY gene encoding rRNA maturation RNase YbeY produces MSLEVIVGNHQEEVPVPEGWLTALEDAAGDAARLALARAAHDESPLSLLATIEVALVDDITSDRVHRDFMDIEGPTDVITFHHGEIVIGTEVALRQAAEYDEPVGRELLRYLVHGLLHLAGHEDADPIDRDQMETAQEAIVAELWAGGLDGRLR; encoded by the coding sequence ATGAGTCTCGAAGTCATCGTCGGCAACCATCAGGAAGAAGTCCCGGTTCCGGAAGGTTGGCTCACCGCGCTGGAGGATGCCGCCGGGGATGCCGCTCGCCTCGCGCTCGCCCGTGCCGCGCACGACGAATCGCCGCTTTCGCTGCTCGCCACCATCGAGGTCGCCTTGGTCGATGACATCACCAGCGACCGGGTCCACCGCGATTTCATGGACATCGAGGGGCCAACGGATGTGATCACCTTCCATCACGGCGAAATCGTGATCGGTACCGAGGTCGCGCTGCGGCAGGCGGCCGAGTATGATGAGCCCGTGGGCCGCGAGTTGCTCCGCTACCTCGTCCACGGCTTGCTCCATCTCGCCGGCCACGAGGATGCCGATCCGATCGACCGCGATCAGATGGAAACGGCCCAGGAGGCGATCGTCGCCGAGCTTTGGGCCGGTGGTCTGGATGGACGGCTGCGCTGA
- a CDS encoding HDIG domain-containing metalloprotein produces the protein MQSLELSVWVRFALYATFAVGTAVLVLRSSQNSVFTPDPMKGTLCGFVLALVAVAMFHVGREASCRRNSRVVLVLGGMLGHLAIVRLAIVLTENESVPPMYRFLLIPFALAPMLHGVLLGRSVGAFSAVYVSLVGALFVPAGNVILFLLTSLVCGITAVIATTRVLKRVQLLRAGCAVGLVALLLAVIFRQLDLFGPGDVQMMDQLQTFGLGVAAAFATGIMTALLVGGLLPVFEGIFSLTTGISWLELSDLNHKLLRRMQLEAPGTFHHSLVVASLAEAAAESIGANAQLCRVCSYFHDVGKLKKPEYFIENQHDGAENPHDSLTPTMSALVIIAHVKDGVDLAVKHKLNPRIIDVIQEHHGDSLVYYFYRKAQEQKKAELEKVEKGLGNREDLPHVDEKNFRYPGPKPRTAESGIISLADSVESASRTLRKPTPAKIRAMIDDIVQARVLDGQLDECMMSCRELAKVKESFANTLRSMLHSRIDYPDDKGDKATSGGTASSRRADTQRLSSQPLDRDATRGGRSFRTDEAA, from the coding sequence ATGCAATCGCTGGAGCTCAGCGTGTGGGTGCGTTTCGCCCTCTACGCCACCTTTGCGGTCGGTACCGCCGTGCTGGTCCTGCGCTCGTCCCAGAACTCGGTGTTCACCCCGGACCCGATGAAAGGAACCCTCTGCGGGTTCGTGCTCGCCTTGGTCGCCGTCGCGATGTTCCACGTCGGCCGCGAGGCGTCCTGTCGCCGGAACAGCCGCGTGGTGCTGGTGCTCGGCGGGATGCTCGGCCATCTCGCCATCGTCCGGCTGGCCATCGTGCTGACCGAGAATGAATCGGTGCCGCCGATGTACCGGTTCCTGCTCATCCCCTTCGCGCTCGCGCCGATGCTGCACGGGGTGTTGCTCGGCCGCTCGGTGGGGGCCTTTTCAGCGGTTTACGTCAGCCTCGTTGGCGCGCTGTTCGTCCCTGCGGGGAATGTCATTCTCTTTCTTCTCACCAGTCTGGTTTGCGGGATCACGGCGGTTATCGCCACCACCCGCGTCTTGAAACGGGTGCAACTGCTCCGCGCCGGTTGCGCGGTGGGCCTGGTGGCGCTCCTGCTCGCCGTCATCTTCCGCCAGTTGGACCTTTTCGGGCCGGGGGACGTCCAGATGATGGACCAGCTCCAGACGTTCGGCCTCGGGGTCGCCGCGGCCTTCGCCACCGGCATCATGACCGCCTTGCTGGTCGGCGGCCTGCTTCCGGTGTTCGAGGGGATCTTCAGCCTCACCACCGGCATCAGTTGGCTGGAACTCAGCGACCTGAACCACAAGCTGCTCCGCCGCATGCAGCTCGAGGCCCCCGGCACCTTCCACCACAGCCTGGTGGTGGCTTCACTGGCGGAAGCCGCGGCCGAGAGCATCGGCGCGAATGCCCAGCTCTGCCGCGTTTGTTCCTACTTCCACGACGTGGGCAAGCTGAAGAAGCCCGAGTATTTCATCGAGAACCAGCACGACGGCGCGGAGAACCCGCACGACTCGCTCACGCCCACCATGAGCGCGCTGGTCATCATCGCCCACGTGAAGGACGGCGTGGACCTCGCGGTGAAGCACAAGCTCAACCCGCGGATCATCGATGTGATCCAGGAACACCACGGCGATTCGCTGGTCTACTACTTCTATCGGAAGGCCCAGGAGCAGAAGAAGGCGGAGCTCGAAAAGGTCGAAAAGGGCCTCGGCAACCGCGAGGACCTGCCCCACGTCGATGAAAAGAACTTCCGCTATCCCGGCCCGAAGCCGCGCACCGCGGAAAGCGGCATCATCTCGCTGGCGGATTCGGTCGAAAGCGCGTCCCGCACGCTGCGGAAGCCGACCCCCGCCAAGATCCGCGCGATGATCGATGACATCGTCCAGGCCCGCGTGCTCGATGGCCAGCTCGACGAGTGCATGATGTCCTGCCGGGAGCTGGCAAAGGTGAAGGAAAGTTTCGCCAATACCCTCCGGTCCATGCTACACAGCCGGATCGACTACCCGGACGACAAGGGAGACAAGGCCACTTCGGGTGGCACCGCCTCCTCCCGTCGCGCCGATACCCAGCGCCTTTCTTCCCAGCCGCTCGACCGTGACGCCACCCGTGGCGGGCGCTCGTTCCGGACCGATGAGGCGGCCTGA
- a CDS encoding PhoH family protein → MIQEKQTEIRLEFDTPQFLHSLFADDPRNLAYLEEKLGVRAVTRDGWVMLSGTKDAVERAKSVFHDLEEARRNGSVISQRDFHLSVDVATGGGDVKVADLAEVRLLGLRGRKPVVPRTPQQLEYLKAIEKNDIVFGLGPAGTGKTYLAMAMALTMLKKRLINRVVLTRPAVEAGEALGFLPGDLKEKVAPYLRPLYDAMHDMLPPEEGQRYLEDGTIEIAPLAFMRGRTLARAFVILDEAQNTTREQMFMTLTRLGEGSRMVVTGDGSQVDLKPGQASGLVEAERALQNIEGIGFIRFSKADIVRHPVVARIVAAYDKHRGTQKG, encoded by the coding sequence ATGATCCAAGAGAAGCAAACCGAGATCCGGTTGGAGTTCGATACTCCCCAGTTCCTGCACTCGCTGTTCGCCGATGATCCGCGGAACCTGGCTTATCTGGAGGAAAAACTCGGTGTGCGGGCGGTGACCCGGGATGGCTGGGTGATGCTTTCAGGGACGAAGGACGCCGTCGAGCGCGCGAAGTCGGTTTTCCACGATCTTGAGGAGGCCCGGCGCAACGGTTCGGTCATTTCGCAGCGGGATTTCCATCTCTCCGTGGACGTCGCCACCGGTGGCGGGGACGTGAAGGTTGCCGATCTCGCCGAAGTCCGCCTGCTCGGCCTGCGGGGCCGCAAGCCGGTGGTGCCCCGGACCCCGCAACAGCTTGAATATCTGAAGGCGATCGAGAAAAACGACATCGTTTTCGGCCTCGGCCCGGCGGGCACGGGCAAGACCTACCTCGCCATGGCGATGGCCCTGACGATGCTGAAAAAGCGCCTGATCAACCGCGTGGTGCTCACCCGCCCGGCGGTGGAGGCCGGCGAGGCGCTCGGATTCCTGCCCGGCGACCTCAAGGAGAAGGTCGCCCCCTACCTGCGGCCGCTTTACGACGCCATGCATGACATGCTGCCGCCGGAGGAGGGTCAGCGCTACCTGGAGGACGGCACCATCGAGATCGCGCCGCTCGCCTTCATGCGCGGCCGCACGCTGGCCCGCGCCTTCGTGATCCTGGACGAAGCCCAGAACACCACCCGCGAGCAGATGTTCATGACCCTCACCCGCCTCGGCGAGGGTTCCCGGATGGTGGTCACCGGCGACGGTTCGCAGGTGGACCTCAAGCCGGGCCAGGCGTCCGGCTTGGTCGAAGCCGAGCGGGCGCTCCAGAACATCGAGGGCATCGGCTTCATCCGCTTTTCCAAGGCCGACATCGTCCGCCACCCGGTGGTCGCCCGCATCGTGGCGGCCTACGACAAGCACCGCGGCACCCAGAAGGGATAG
- a CDS encoding ATP-binding cassette domain-containing protein, whose product MIEVENLSKHFGSKTAVDNLSFSVKKGEVLGFLGPNGAGKSTTMRMITGFIPPSAGDAKLCGISIVDQPSEAKKKVGYLPESAPLYNDMTVSGFLRFCADIRGLGGAAKKEAVERAIDTCFLGSVAHQGIETLSKGYRHRTCLAQSLLHDPEILILDEPTDGLDPNQKYEIRQLIKRLGQTKTILFSTHILEEVEAACSRAVIVDRGRIVADGTPAELVKRGGGSLHDLFRKVTSRDTEAAA is encoded by the coding sequence ATGATTGAAGTCGAAAACCTCAGCAAACACTTCGGCAGCAAGACCGCCGTCGACAACCTGTCCTTCTCCGTGAAGAAGGGCGAAGTCCTGGGCTTCCTCGGGCCCAACGGCGCCGGCAAATCGACCACCATGCGCATGATCACCGGTTTCATCCCGCCGAGCGCGGGGGACGCCAAGCTCTGCGGCATCTCGATCGTCGACCAGCCGTCCGAGGCGAAGAAGAAGGTCGGCTACCTGCCGGAGTCCGCCCCGCTCTACAATGACATGACCGTGTCCGGCTTCCTGCGCTTCTGCGCGGACATCCGCGGGCTCGGCGGCGCGGCCAAGAAGGAGGCCGTGGAGCGCGCGATCGACACCTGCTTCCTCGGCTCCGTGGCCCACCAGGGCATCGAGACCCTTTCCAAGGGCTACCGCCACCGCACCTGCTTGGCGCAGTCCCTCCTCCACGATCCCGAGATCCTGATCCTGGACGAACCGACCGACGGCCTCGATCCGAACCAGAAGTACGAAATCCGCCAGCTCATCAAGCGCCTCGGCCAGACCAAGACAATCCTGTTCTCCACCCACATCCTCGAGGAAGTGGAGGCCGCCTGCTCGCGGGCGGTGATCGTGGACCGCGGCCGCATCGTGGCGGACGGCACCCCGGCCGAGCTCGTCAAGCGGGGCGGAGGGTCGCTGCACGACCTGTTCCGCAAGGTCACCAGCCGCGACACGGAGGCGGCGGCCTGA
- a CDS encoding ABC transporter permease, translated as MKNIWTIFKREIVSYFTHPIAYVVIVVFIFLSMLLAFTFGNFLAARDASLTYSFFLYLPLLLMILVPAVGMRLWTDEQRNGTIELLGTFPISTWNIIVGKFLAASVVWLVALALTFPIWITVNYLGNPDNLMIFSGYLGAFMLCLTFLAITLLVSAFTRDQVICLVVSAGICIVLVLTTFESVVQIYSQSLPQWLVSSLTSAGVWEHFMSLARGLFRIQDFVWFGSIIVTCLLGTSAVLSSKRA; from the coding sequence ATGAAAAACATCTGGACCATCTTCAAGCGGGAGATCGTCAGCTACTTCACCCACCCCATCGCCTACGTGGTGATCGTGGTGTTCATCTTCCTCTCGATGCTGCTGGCGTTCACGTTCGGGAACTTCCTGGCGGCACGCGACGCCTCGCTGACCTACTCGTTCTTCCTCTACCTGCCGCTGCTGCTCATGATCCTCGTGCCCGCCGTGGGCATGCGCCTGTGGACGGACGAGCAGCGCAACGGGACCATCGAGCTGCTCGGCACCTTCCCGATCTCCACCTGGAACATCATCGTCGGCAAGTTCCTGGCCGCCTCCGTCGTGTGGCTGGTGGCGCTGGCGTTGACCTTCCCGATCTGGATCACGGTGAACTACCTGGGGAATCCGGACAACCTGATGATCTTCTCCGGCTACCTCGGGGCCTTCATGCTGTGCCTGACCTTTCTGGCGATCACGCTGCTGGTGTCCGCCTTCACGCGGGACCAGGTGATCTGCCTGGTGGTGTCCGCCGGCATCTGCATCGTGCTGGTGCTGACCACCTTTGAATCGGTGGTGCAGATCTACTCGCAGAGCCTGCCGCAGTGGCTGGTCTCCTCGCTGACCTCGGCGGGCGTGTGGGAGCACTTCATGTCGCTGGCCCGCGGCCTGTTCCGGATCCAGGACTTCGTCTGGTTCGGCTCCATCATCGTGACCTGCCTGCTGGGCACCAGCGCGGTCCTTTCCTCGAAGCGTGCCTGA
- a CDS encoding Gldg family protein, with product MSAKTTHPVLRTVLGIIPLILIVVLGNVLVSSLGIGHRGADFTENKIHTLSDGTKAILKELDAPVVIRYYASRKTGYLPEDLKLHMRHVDDLLKEYSTLAGGKLRVENLDPQPDTDAEDSANLDGMSGQRINDENLFFGMAISCLEKTTTIPFLDPNDETMLEYQLSRAISEVSTAKKPVVGVISALELDGAPAMMPGQQPTQGWVIYQQLKQSYDVKNLGMTPGVIDPKEIKVLLLFHPANITPEAEFAVDQYVLQGGTVVACLDAFSVAAQMTGGGNPMMGGGGAPTSSTLPTLLKAWGVNFESSQVVADGTYATQMAQNRKSAAVLTLPQAAMQKDNVVTRNLDSVTLFLPGGFTKTGGSGVSINSLIRTTDKAGLVDAMRAAQLDPKLDTTMERKGVAYDIALTLDGKFKTAFPNGNPADAAKPADGEKKDEPKKPDSLKEATAEGHVFLIGDVDAFYDRFAYSVQNFGGMQMVSPINGNSSLLMNIIDQAGGSSHLIGARSRSATRRPFDVIQKMEDDFNKTIGTEISKFEKQKEEAQQKLSALQSQKSRGSDLYLSPEQEAEIKKLREQQVTASGEVRKLEKDLKRQKDSLFGNIFRLNVLAMPALVALFTIGLFITHRSRTRAR from the coding sequence ATGTCTGCCAAAACCACCCATCCGGTGCTCCGGACCGTTCTCGGCATCATCCCGCTGATCCTGATCGTCGTGCTCGGCAACGTGCTCGTCTCCTCGCTGGGGATCGGCCACCGCGGCGCGGACTTCACCGAGAACAAGATCCACACGCTCTCCGACGGCACCAAGGCGATCCTCAAGGAGCTCGATGCCCCCGTCGTGATCCGCTACTACGCGTCCCGGAAGACCGGCTACCTGCCCGAGGATCTGAAGCTCCACATGCGCCACGTGGACGACTTGCTGAAGGAATACTCGACCCTCGCCGGCGGCAAGCTGCGCGTCGAGAACCTCGATCCCCAGCCCGACACCGACGCCGAGGATTCCGCGAACCTCGACGGCATGAGCGGCCAGCGCATCAATGACGAGAACCTGTTCTTCGGCATGGCCATCTCCTGCCTGGAGAAAACCACCACCATCCCCTTCCTCGATCCGAACGACGAGACGATGCTGGAATACCAGCTCTCCCGCGCGATCTCCGAGGTGAGCACGGCGAAGAAGCCGGTGGTGGGCGTGATCTCCGCGCTCGAACTGGACGGAGCCCCCGCCATGATGCCCGGCCAGCAGCCGACCCAGGGCTGGGTGATCTACCAGCAGCTCAAGCAATCCTACGACGTCAAGAACCTGGGCATGACCCCGGGCGTGATCGATCCGAAGGAGATCAAGGTGCTGCTGCTTTTCCATCCAGCGAACATCACCCCCGAGGCCGAGTTCGCCGTGGACCAGTATGTCCTCCAGGGCGGCACGGTGGTGGCCTGCCTCGACGCATTCTCGGTGGCGGCGCAGATGACCGGCGGCGGCAATCCGATGATGGGCGGCGGCGGTGCTCCCACCTCCTCCACCCTTCCGACCTTGCTCAAAGCCTGGGGCGTGAACTTCGAATCCAGCCAGGTGGTGGCCGATGGCACCTACGCCACCCAGATGGCCCAGAACCGCAAGAGCGCGGCGGTCCTCACCCTGCCGCAGGCCGCGATGCAGAAGGACAACGTCGTGACCCGCAACCTGGACAGCGTGACGCTGTTCCTGCCCGGCGGCTTCACCAAGACCGGTGGCAGCGGCGTCAGCATCAACAGCCTGATCCGCACCACCGACAAGGCCGGCCTGGTCGACGCCATGCGCGCAGCCCAGCTCGATCCGAAGCTGGACACCACCATGGAGCGCAAGGGCGTCGCCTACGACATCGCACTGACGCTCGATGGCAAGTTCAAGACCGCCTTCCCGAACGGCAACCCGGCCGACGCCGCCAAGCCTGCCGATGGCGAGAAGAAGGATGAGCCGAAGAAGCCGGACTCGCTCAAGGAAGCCACCGCGGAAGGCCATGTCTTCCTGATCGGCGACGTGGACGCGTTCTACGACCGCTTCGCCTACTCGGTGCAGAACTTCGGCGGCATGCAGATGGTTTCGCCGATCAACGGCAACTCCTCGCTGCTGATGAACATCATCGACCAAGCGGGCGGCTCGTCCCACCTGATCGGCGCCCGCAGCCGCTCGGCGACCCGCCGCCCGTTCGACGTCATCCAGAAGATGGAGGACGACTTCAACAAGACGATCGGCACCGAGATCTCGAAGTTCGAGAAGCAGAAGGAAGAGGCGCAGCAGAAGCTGTCCGCCCTCCAGAGCCAGAAGAGCCGCGGCAGCGATCTCTACCTCTCTCCGGAGCAGGAAGCCGAGATCAAGAAGCTGCGCGAGCAGCAGGTCACCGCGTCCGGCGAGGTCCGCAAGCTGGAGAAAGACCTGAAGCGCCAGAAGGACTCACTGTTCGGAAACATCTTCCGCCTCAACGTGCTCGCCATGCCGGCCCTGGTCGCCCTGTTCACCATCGGCCTCTTCATCACCCACCGCAGCCGCACCCGCGCCCGCTGA
- a CDS encoding DUF4340 domain-containing protein has translation MSKRLVILLWVIAAALGGLVYVVKSGQNAPAKGAAARKSGQTLFESFPATDVSAITISGTDGTAHLVKKDGKWTITERDAYPANTQAVNELIRTITDVKVVGAIEGATSFASRFGIDPSAAKSEDRGLEVTFANAGGTEIAKVSLGKSIGGGQANPMNPMGGGSTGRFILNAADKSAVYKTSEMFGAVSSDAKTWLSDEFLKVEKPKSVAVTAPGKADILWKVSRDNEEANFNLENAKPEDNFDPTTTTGLKTLFSFAKFDDVVPAADVEKRAQSDQKRVATVETFEGSTYTLTITPAKAAEAKPDAPAASADSYLLTVDVTATLPTERKKEADEKPEDAKAKDEAFAKRLTELKEKLAKDQSFKGRTFEVREYALDSLIKGRDSFKKQAAPAGGPQGMQGMQLPPGMQLPPGMSMPGGAAPRGAPVEAVTPPIEVPAQGGDDK, from the coding sequence ATGTCAAAACGCCTGGTTATCCTGCTATGGGTCATCGCCGCCGCGCTCGGCGGACTCGTCTACGTCGTGAAGTCCGGCCAGAACGCGCCGGCCAAGGGCGCGGCCGCGCGCAAGTCCGGCCAGACCCTGTTCGAATCGTTCCCGGCCACCGACGTTTCCGCGATCACCATCAGCGGCACCGACGGCACCGCCCACCTCGTGAAGAAGGACGGCAAGTGGACCATCACCGAGCGTGACGCCTACCCGGCGAACACGCAGGCGGTGAACGAGCTGATCCGCACCATCACTGACGTGAAGGTGGTGGGCGCGATCGAAGGTGCCACCTCCTTCGCCTCCCGCTTCGGCATCGATCCCTCCGCCGCCAAGTCCGAGGACCGCGGCCTTGAGGTGACCTTCGCTAACGCCGGTGGCACCGAGATCGCCAAGGTCTCGCTCGGCAAGAGCATCGGCGGCGGCCAAGCCAACCCGATGAATCCGATGGGCGGCGGCTCGACCGGCCGTTTCATCCTCAACGCCGCCGACAAGTCCGCCGTTTACAAGACCAGCGAGATGTTCGGCGCGGTGTCGTCCGATGCTAAGACCTGGCTGTCCGATGAGTTCCTCAAGGTCGAGAAGCCGAAGAGCGTGGCCGTGACCGCCCCGGGCAAGGCCGACATCCTGTGGAAGGTCAGCCGCGACAACGAGGAGGCGAACTTCAACCTGGAGAACGCCAAGCCGGAGGACAACTTCGACCCGACCACCACCACCGGCCTGAAGACCCTGTTCTCGTTCGCAAAGTTCGACGACGTGGTGCCCGCCGCCGATGTCGAGAAGCGCGCGCAGTCGGACCAGAAGCGCGTGGCCACCGTAGAGACCTTCGAGGGCTCGACCTACACGCTGACGATCACCCCGGCCAAGGCCGCCGAGGCCAAGCCGGACGCACCCGCCGCTTCCGCCGACAGCTACCTCCTGACCGTCGACGTGACCGCCACGCTGCCGACCGAGCGCAAGAAGGAAGCCGACGAGAAGCCGGAGGACGCCAAGGCCAAGGACGAGGCATTCGCCAAGCGCCTCACCGAGCTGAAGGAAAAGCTGGCCAAGGACCAGTCGTTCAAGGGCCGCACCTTCGAGGTGCGCGAGTATGCCCTCGACTCGCTCATCAAGGGCCGCGACAGCTTCAAGAAACAGGCCGCTCCGGCCGGTGGTCCGCAGGGCATGCAGGGAATGCAACTGCCTCCAGGCATGCAGCTCCCGCCGGGCATGTCCATGCCGGGTGGTGCCGCTCCCCGCGGCGCTCCGGTCGAAGCGGTGACCCCGCCGATCGAAGTGCCCGCACAGGGCGGCGACGACAAGTGA
- a CDS encoding sialidase family protein codes for MRALVFITILSCHLAAATPPVDLFKGSGHAPDHTYRIPSLAVTRKGTLLAFAELRKNSAGDTGDIDTVVKRSTDGGKTWSAETVALDLDGNTIGNACPVVDPATGRITVVAVWNKVPENQIKAGFGEDSRRVYLAQSDDDGVTWSKPEDISPQVKQPGWGWFASGPGAGIVLARGSHKGRMVIGANHRETEGDAPGYYAHTIYSDDSGKTWQSSRTFAARHTNECEVVELADGKLLLNMRNHGSGQRDRAVALSKDGGETWEETHWDAHLPEPQCMGSILRQSWPGAGTPGLILFSNPASRSGRRDLVLRGSRDDGQTWPLAKLIQPGDAAYSHLAVLPDGAIAIAYETDRYSRIAFTTVRAGELRPAEDVVKPDGTPRDTPAP; via the coding sequence ATGCGCGCCCTCGTTTTCATCACCATTCTCTCCTGCCACCTCGCCGCCGCCACCCCGCCGGTGGATCTCTTCAAGGGCAGCGGCCACGCCCCGGACCACACCTATCGGATTCCCTCGCTGGCGGTGACACGCAAGGGCACGCTGCTGGCCTTCGCCGAACTCCGGAAAAACAGCGCGGGCGACACCGGCGACATCGACACGGTGGTGAAACGCTCGACCGACGGCGGCAAGACGTGGTCCGCGGAAACCGTGGCGCTCGATCTCGACGGCAACACCATCGGCAACGCGTGCCCGGTGGTGGACCCGGCCACCGGCCGCATCACCGTGGTAGCGGTGTGGAACAAGGTGCCCGAGAACCAGATCAAAGCCGGATTCGGAGAGGACTCGCGGCGGGTCTATCTGGCCCAAAGCGACGACGACGGCGTGACGTGGTCGAAGCCCGAGGACATCAGCCCCCAGGTCAAACAACCCGGCTGGGGATGGTTCGCCTCCGGACCGGGCGCGGGCATCGTGCTCGCGCGCGGCAGCCACAAGGGCCGCATGGTGATCGGGGCCAACCACCGCGAGACCGAAGGCGATGCACCCGGCTATTACGCCCACACGATTTATTCGGACGACTCCGGGAAAACCTGGCAATCCTCCCGCACCTTCGCCGCCCGCCACACCAACGAGTGCGAGGTCGTGGAACTGGCGGACGGCAAGCTCCTGCTGAACATGCGGAACCACGGCTCGGGCCAACGCGACCGCGCGGTCGCCCTCTCCAAGGACGGCGGCGAAACGTGGGAGGAAACCCATTGGGACGCCCACCTGCCGGAGCCGCAATGCATGGGATCGATCCTGCGCCAATCGTGGCCCGGCGCTGGAACACCCGGCCTGATCCTGTTCTCCAACCCCGCCTCCCGCTCCGGTCGTCGCGATCTCGTCCTGCGGGGCTCGCGCGATGACGGCCAAACGTGGCCGCTGGCGAAGCTGATCCAACCGGGCGACGCGGCCTACAGCCATCTGGCGGTGTTGCCGGACGGAGCGATCGCCATTGCTTACGAAACCGACCGCTACTCGCGCATCGCCTTCACCACCGTCCGGGCCGGGGAACTCCGCCCGGCGGAGGATGTGGTGAAACCCGACGGCACGCCGCGCGACACCCCGGCTCCGTAA